One Branchiostoma floridae strain S238N-H82 chromosome 1, Bfl_VNyyK, whole genome shotgun sequence genomic region harbors:
- the LOC118409239 gene encoding proton channel OtopLc-like translates to MPSNSEHDRLLGDAETEPKDAVQQNPARVEHRNTFSEEHGEHPMQNYLSRFVSIICLFCVVTAGIVLSVGNSAVDPIDNPVEFTGTSNSTPTPLHMEPIGPEKLERFLYIAMIAGLLWIIVTLLCPNFLIVQTTNHHGCSGQLDKAMLHLLGATLIFAVGAAFLPLINFVAYLSNARCYRDKVWGHNQAEWVLYQTCHFLFIFIQPLFFFKYIQHGAQLKFCRGLSHFALMWLMGTDVSLWFHFLMEESGDEGSLIISPPKSPTSGMTYGMNTRPSNITCPASSRLQGLLPEIRPFLHPFVLEYSLISAGLFLNLWNRIGKRPQEGGCSVQIDRLPQQTTSLRIPMVSGLILGLVVVLVLTAAIAYHSTKLMDLGIKTDICNDTVVEAVKSELDTAFGVYYGCSIIVYVMMLFGCLIVLWSPVKQIIQGMETPMLSGRDTDPQHNSHIWIDTALLLSSVAGVFLINGFGMAASVGLSKYYTCGYISSWYMADCALGTIHCIAQLLLIIGALHQRWVGTKWRTFVFSCLFILNLGLWGIDLYEVKNITTTALGQVYFGSGVWSVVIHVAYPLCIFFRLHSAATLFPLMIKSCRVNNAGGHVQSIDMQEL, encoded by the exons ATGCCGAGCAACAGTGAACATGACCGGCTATTGGGTGACGCTGAAACCGAACCAAAAGATGCTGTCCAACAAAATCCTGCCCGAGTGGAGCATCGTAATACTTTTAGTGAAGAGCAC GGAGAACACCCCATGCAAAACTACCTTTCCCGATTTGTCAGCATCATCTGTCTGTTCTGTGTGGTGACTGCTGGGATAGTTCTCAGTGTTGGTAACAGCGCTGTGGATCCAATTGACAACCCTGTGGAATTCACTGGTACTTCCAACAGCACACCGACGCCTCTGCATATGGAACCAATCGGACCTGAGAAGCTGGAAAGGTTTCTCTACATAG CTATGATAGCTGGTTTGCTGTGGATAATCGTCACCTTGCTCTGCCCAAACTTCCTCATCGTACAAACTACAAACCACCATGGCTGCTCCGGACAACTGGACAAGGCAATGCTGCATCTTCTGGGCGCCACACTCATCTTTGCCGTCGGGGCTGCATTCCTTCCTCTCATCAACTTCGTCGCTTATCTTAGCAATGCTAGGTGCTATCGCGATAAAGTTTGGGGTCATAATCAAGCGGAATGGGTACTTTATCAAACCTGCCATTTCTTATTTATCTTCATTCAACCGCTCTTCTTTTTCAAGTACATCCAGCACGGCGCACAGCTGAAGTTTTGTAGGGGGTTGTCCCACTTTGCTCTGATGTGGTTGATGGGAACTGATGTAAGCCTGTGGTTTCATTTTCTAATGGAAGAGTCAGGTGATGAAGGGTCGCTCATCATATCACCCCCCAAGAGTCCAACTTCCGGAATGACATATGGTATGAATACCAGACCCAGTAATATCACCTGTCCAGCTTCCTCGCGCCTACAGGGCTTGCTACCGGAAATACGCCCGTTTTTACACCCCTTCGTTCTAGAATACTCACTCATCTCTGCTGGACTTTTTCTGAATTTGTGGAACCGTATAGGAAAAAGACCGCAAGAAGGTGGGTGCAGTGTACAAATAGATCGCCTGCCACAGCAGACCACTTCCCTGCGCATTCCTATGGTAAGTGGTTTGATCCTGGGCCTCGTCGTAGTTCTGGTACTGACAGCTGCTATAGCTTATCATTCTACTAAACTCATGGACTTGGGCATCAAAACAGATATATGCAACGATACAGTAGTTGAGGCCGTGAAATCAGAATTGGATACCGCTTTTGGAGTGTACTATGGTTGCAGTATAATAGTTTACGTGATGATGCTCTTTGGTTGTTTGATTGTACTCTGGTCCCCAGTAAAACAGATCATCCAAGGGATGGAAACACCCATGTTAAGTGGCCGCGACACTGATCCACAACACAATAGTCACATTTGGATAGACACAGCTTTACTGCTATCTTCTGTTGCAGGTGTTTTCCTCATCAATGGCTTTGGCATGGCGGCATCTGTGGGGCTATCCAAATACTATACTTGTGGGTACATCTCCAGCTGGTACATGGCTGACTGTGCCCTTGGCACAATTCACTGCATTGCACAACTGCTGTTGATCATAGGTGCACTTCATCAGCGGTGGGTTGGGACAAAGTGGCGCACATTTGTCTTCTCCTGCCTTTTCATCCTCAATCTTGGGCTTTGGGGAATTGATCTGTACGAAGTAAAAAACATTACCACTACTGCACTTGGTCAAGTCTACTTTGGCTCTGGTGTGTGGTCCGTAGTCATTCATGTTGCTTATCCCTTGTGCATTTTCTTCCGTTTGCATTCTGCTGCAACTTTATTCCCGCTGATGATAAAATCCTGCAGGGTTAACAATGCCGGTGGTCATGTTCAGTCCATTGACATGCAAGAATTGTAA
- the LOC118426388 gene encoding proton channel OtopLc-like, producing MWSSEWDQPPAAETGPTGTFTSDNHGEHPMAMQNYLARFVSIICLFCLVTAGIVLSVGNSTVDPMDNPVEFTGTSNTTPTPPHMEPIGPEKLERFLYIAMIAGLVWMTITLCCPSVLITQTTNHHGCSGRLDTSVLHLLGATLIFAVGAAFLPLINFVGFLSNAECYRHQVWGKNEYEWLLYQICHFLFIFMQPLFLFKFVQHGGQLKFCRGLSHFAIMWLMGTNISLWFHGLVEESNEDEAHEFSFVVIPSSGQTLAKTIRPSSVIICPASSGLQGVLPEIRPFLHPFALEYSLISAGLFLNLWNRIGKKRNAQQAGRSIEQTTSPQQTTSLRILVVGGLIMGLIIVLGLAATIVYQSSQLNELGIKTDVCNTSHITTIDKALDTTFGVYYGYSIAVSFIMLTGCLIVLCCPLIALCHPTMPVEVFGGHDPGDAQHENMDRIWIETALLISSVGGVFLINGFGIAASVGLSNYDGCGVISRWYMADCVLDVLHCIAQLLLIIGALHQQWDGTKWRTFVFSCLFIINLGLWGKDLYEVKNIATTALSQVYFGTDVWSVVIHIAFPLCIFFRLHSAASLFPLMMKSCRINNSGTGVNGWQSNLGRWDFLILDLSKGSL from the exons ATGTGGAGCAGTGAATGGGACCAGCCGCCGGCCGCTGAAACCGGACCAACCGGCACTTTTACTAGTGACaatcat GGAGAACACCCCATGGCCATGCAAAACTACCTTGCCCGATTTGTCAGCATCATCTGCCTGTTCTGTCTGGTGACTGCTGGGATAGTACTCAGTGTTGGTAACAGCACTGTGGATCCAATGGACAACCCTGTGGAGTTCACTGGTACTTCCAACACCACACCGACGCCTCCGCATATGGAACCAATCGGACCTGAGAAGCTGGAAAGGTTTCTCTACATAG CTATGATTGCTGGTCTGGTATGGATGACTATTACTTTGTGTTGCCCAAGTGTTCTGATCACCCAAACTACCAACCACCATGGCTGCTCGGGACGGCTGGACACGTCAGTGCTGCATCTTCTAGGCGCCACACTCATTTTTGCCGTCGGGGCTGCATTCCTCCCTCTCATTAACTTTGTCGGTTTTCTGAGCAATGCTGAGTGCTATCGTCACCAAGTTTGGGGCAAAAATGAATACGAATGGCTACTCTATCAAATCTGCCACTTCCTGTTCATTTTCATGCAACCTCTTTTCCTTTTCAAGTTCGTTCAGCACGGTGGTCAGCTGAAGTTTTGCCGGGGATTGTCCCATTTTGCCATAATGTGGTTGATGGGTACCAACATAAGTCTATGGTTTCATGGTTTGGTGGAGGAATCAAATGAGGACGAAGCACATGAGTTTTCCTTTGTAGTAATTCCATCTTCAGGACAGACATTAGCCAAAACCATCAGACCGAGTAGCGTTATCATTTGTCCAGCTTCTTCCGGCTTGCAGGGTGTGCTGCCAGAAATACGCCCGTTTTTACACCCCTTTGCTCTAGAATACTCACTCATCTCTGCTGGACTATTCCTCAATTTGTGGAACCGCATTGGCAAAAAAAGAAACGCACAACAAGCTGGACGCAGTATAGAACAGACCACGTCTCCCCAACAGACCACGTCTCTTCGCATCCTAGTTGTAGGTGGCCTGATCATGGGTCTCATCATAGTACTAGGACTGGCAGCAACAATAGTATATCAGTCATCTCAACTAAATGAGCTCGGAATTAAAACAGATGTTTGTAATACCAGTCACATTACCACCATAGACAAAGCCTTAGACACTACTTTTGGAGTATACTATGGGTACAGCATAGCTGTTTCCTTCATAATGTTGACTGGGTGCCTGATTGTACTCTGTTGTCCACTGATTGCACTCTGTCACCCAACAATGCCAGTAGAGGTCTTTGGAGGTCATGACCCTGGTGATGCTCAGCACGAGAACATGGATAGAATTTGGATAGAAACAGCTTTGCTGATATCTTCTGTTGGAGGGGTTTTCCTCATCAATGGATTTGGCATAGCAGCATCTGTTGGGCTGAGCAACTATGATGGCTGTGGGGTTATTTCCCGCTGGTACATGGCTGATTGTGTCCTTGACGTCCTTCACTGCATTGCACAACTGCTGTTGATCATAGGTGCACTTCATCAGCAGTGGGATGGTACAAAGTGGCGCACTTTTGTCTTCTCCTGCCTTTTCATCATCAATCTTGGGCTTTGGGGGAAAGACCTGTATGAAGTCAAAAACATAGCAACCACGGCACTTAGTCAAGTCTACTTTGGGACAGATGTGTGGTCTGTAGTCATACATATTGCCTTTCCCCTGTGTATCTTCTTCCGCCTACATTCTGCAGCAAGTCTGTTCCCTCTGATGATGAAATCCTGTAGGATCAACAATAGTGGTACCGGTGTCAATGGATGGCAAAGTAACTTGGGTAGATGGGACTTTCTAATACTGGATCTTTCTAAAGGTAGTCTTTGA
- the LOC118415234 gene encoding ATP synthase subunit s, mitochondrial-like isoform X2, with product MLRPCTCVMVSQRNGTKKRDNIEKQKVRTKIWVDYDMLHKVFNKVDRAHIGTVGQERAAAEWITRCGGAVRVQDVEEWFYNYNNLGTGPLGKFVIEEIDASWADVQAEGFDHLDGLKAVRTLKFSRCTYLQDACLERLAPLSHSLHSLEISHCGQLVTDRGILALQDLKLLQRLHLVDLPGVKDPEVTLQTLQSALPSCFITAELGDAGAEQTAQMASQSHGTDATL from the exons ATGCTGAGACCATGCACCTGTGTAATGGTCTCCCAGCGAAATGGCACTAAGAAGAGGGACAACATAGAGAAGCAGAAAGTCCGAACAAAGATCTGGGTAGACTATGACATGCTGCACAAGGTGTTCAACAA AGTTGACCGAGCCCATATAGGAACAGTTGGACAGGAGAGAGCCGCGGCTGAGTGGATCACCAGGTGTGGAGGGGCCGTCAGGGTACAGGACGTGGAGGAGTGGTTCTATAACTATAACAACCTGGGCACCGGGCCACTGGGCAAGTTTGTGATCGAGGAGATAGATGCCAGCTGGGCAGATGTACAAGCAGAAGGGTTTGATCATCTTG ATGGCCTGAAGGCAGTTCGTACCCTGAAGTTCAGCAGGTGCACATACCTGCAGGACGCCTGCCTGGAGAGACTTGCACCTCTCAGCCACAGTCTGCACAGTCTGGAGATCTCACACTGTGGTCAGCTGGTCACAGACAGGGGTATACTGGCACTACAGGACCTCAA GCTGCTACAGAGATTACACCTGGTTGACCTCCCAGGGGTGAAGGACCCAGAGGTCACCCTCCAGACCCTCCAATCAGCACTCCCATCATGCTTCATCACAGCGGAGCTGGGGGATGCAGGGGCCGAACAGACTGCACAGATGGCATCACAGTCACATGGAACAGATGCCACATTGTAG
- the LOC118415234 gene encoding ATP synthase subunit s, mitochondrial-like isoform X1 translates to MSCFIQSLHPRVAQWSSPKAKMAALMKNAATRLTTMLRPCTCVMVSQRNGTKKRDNIEKQKVRTKIWVDYDMLHKVFNKVDRAHIGTVGQERAAAEWITRCGGAVRVQDVEEWFYNYNNLGTGPLGKFVIEEIDASWADVQAEGFDHLDGLKAVRTLKFSRCTYLQDACLERLAPLSHSLHSLEISHCGQLVTDRGILALQDLKLLQRLHLVDLPGVKDPEVTLQTLQSALPSCFITAELGDAGAEQTAQMASQSHGTDATL, encoded by the exons ATGTCGTGTTTTATTCAGTCCCTTCACCCTCGAGTTGCCCAATGGAGCAGTCCAAAAGCCAAGATGGCAGCGCTCATGAAAAACGCCGCGACCAGg CTGACCACCATGCTGAGACCATGCACCTGTGTAATGGTCTCCCAGCGAAATGGCACTAAGAAGAGGGACAACATAGAGAAGCAGAAAGTCCGAACAAAGATCTGGGTAGACTATGACATGCTGCACAAGGTGTTCAACAA AGTTGACCGAGCCCATATAGGAACAGTTGGACAGGAGAGAGCCGCGGCTGAGTGGATCACCAGGTGTGGAGGGGCCGTCAGGGTACAGGACGTGGAGGAGTGGTTCTATAACTATAACAACCTGGGCACCGGGCCACTGGGCAAGTTTGTGATCGAGGAGATAGATGCCAGCTGGGCAGATGTACAAGCAGAAGGGTTTGATCATCTTG ATGGCCTGAAGGCAGTTCGTACCCTGAAGTTCAGCAGGTGCACATACCTGCAGGACGCCTGCCTGGAGAGACTTGCACCTCTCAGCCACAGTCTGCACAGTCTGGAGATCTCACACTGTGGTCAGCTGGTCACAGACAGGGGTATACTGGCACTACAGGACCTCAA GCTGCTACAGAGATTACACCTGGTTGACCTCCCAGGGGTGAAGGACCCAGAGGTCACCCTCCAGACCCTCCAATCAGCACTCCCATCATGCTTCATCACAGCGGAGCTGGGGGATGCAGGGGCCGAACAGACTGCACAGATGGCATCACAGTCACATGGAACAGATGCCACATTGTAG
- the LOC118415238 gene encoding ATP synthase subunit s, mitochondrial-like, producing the protein MAAVLTAACVRNKGFPCLLLSNTPTRLHTAPTRLLWGWLNTVFNKVDDKRIEQVGPDRAAAEWLLRCGAHVRFKDRPSWQRDYNTLPTGPPQKYKIEEIDATDSGVMHIGFEHFKHLQHVKSLKLNRCMYITDECIGKLHLLAGTLQHLEVTSCGNVTDKGLMQLKDLSLLETLRLFDLPAVRDKTGTVHLLEKFLANCEINAEGI; encoded by the exons ATGGCAGCAGTACTGACAGCAGCGTGTGTGAGAAACAAG GGCTTCCCTTGCCTGTTGCTGTCCAACACCCCCACACGTTTGCACACTGCACCTACCAGACTGCTGTGGGGATGGCTCAATACAGTCTTCAACAA ggTTGATGACAAGCGGATTGAGCAGGTGGGTCCGGACCGAGCAGCAGCGGAGTGGCTGCTGAGGTGCGGTGCACACGTCAGGTTCAAGGACAGGCCTTCCTGGCAGAGAGACTACAACACCCTCCCCACAGGCCCTCCTCAGAAGTACAAGATTGAGGAAATTGATGCCACAGACTCTGGTGTCATGCACATTGGATTTGAACATTTCA AACATCTGCAGCATGTGAAGTCTCTGAAGCTGAACAGGTGCATGTACATCACAGATGAGTGCATAGGGAAGCTGCATCTTCTAGCAGGTACACTGCAGCACCTGGAGGTGACCAGCTGTGGAAATGTCACAGACAAAGGACTCATGCAGCTTAAGGACTTGAG CTTGCTGGAGACCCTGAGATTGTTTGACTTACCAGCAGTGAGAGACAAGACTGGCACAGTCCATCTGCTAGAAAAATTCCTGGCAAACTGTGAGATAAATGCTGAGGGAATATGA
- the LOC118415222 gene encoding uncharacterized protein LOC118415222 isoform X1: MAWPTVVSKVSDTEEKRVSQMKTPVKFCLLQYSSICNINRATNALYRTSAHLSRQGTTKTSSPSGGLGPSGDISDVSVSNLPIYGSESQDSPGSDREIKALAKRFGVDTSDTEHRTSQLTPFLTPSQLAERREVPERPFDGRRTTLKEDWEYFVKWFKITFNELHYWFEMKLVRDGRKLLLRNSLTSWYITQFNTEIAVALWVLQLRGAVRYKNQEEWHRGNYRKLPVRQLIEETVEAVDLSGTDISFNGLSNLELLDDMTELRLADCPYVDDFCLSKLHEFSGKLVYLDISRCPLVTERGLSSLHNVRSLQVVKMEEMPKVKYKELIALMMEEVMPWCKFEGVDYVEKAAKLGIKMDLSALENKDVKLLDKPTEKVEEKAEGKDQQEATSTSTAAA; this comes from the exons ATGGCATGGCCGACTGTTGTCAGTAAGGTGAGTGATACGGAAGAAAAACGTGTCTCACAGATGAAAACACCTGTAAAATTTTGT CTTCTACAGTACAGCAGTATCTGCAATATCAACCGTGCAACAAATGCGTTATATAGGACATCTGCACACCTGTCCAGACAGGGTACCACAAAAACATCTTCACCATCAGGAGGACTTGGACCAAGTGGAGACATTTCAGATGTTTCAGTTTCAAACTTGCCCATCTATGGCTCAGAATCGCAGGATTCCCCTGGAAGTGACAGGGAGATAAAGGCACTAGCGAAGAGATTTGGCGTGGACACCAGTGACACTGAGCACAGGACTAGTCAGCTTACGCCATTCCTGACTCCATCACAACTTGCTGAGAGGAGGGAAGTGCCAGAAAGACCTTTTGATGGAAGGAGGACAACACTTAAAGAAGACTGGGAATACTTCGTGAAGTGGTTCAAGATAACATTTAATGAACTTCACTATTGGTTTGAGATGAAGCTTGTGAGAGATGGCCGAAAGCTGCTCCTTAGAAATAG CCTGACATCCTGGTACATTACGCAGTTCAACACAGAGATTGCAGTGGCCTTGTGGGTGCTACAGCTGCGAGGAGCAGTGCGCTACAAGAACCAGGAGGAGTGGCACAGAGGTAACTACAGGAAGCTCCCGGTCAGGCAGCTGATAGAGGAGACTGTGGAGGCAGTGGACCTCAGTGGGACGGACATCTCCTTCAACGGGCTATCCAACCTTG AACTGTTGGATGACATGACAGAGCTGAGACTTGCAGACTGCCCCTATGTAGATGACTTCTGCCTGTCCAAGCTGCACGAGTTCAGTGGGAAGCTTGTTTACCTGGACATCAGCAGGTGTCCACTTGTAACGGAGAGAGGACTCTCATCTCTTCACAATGTCAG GAGCCTGCAGGTTGTTAAGATGGAAGAAATGCCCAAAGTGAAGTACAAGGAACTGATAGCACTGATGATGGAGGAGGTGATGCCATGGTGCAAGTTTGAGGGTGTGGACTATGTGGAAAAGGCAGCAAAGTTGGGCATCAAGATGGATCTCTCAGCATTGGAAAATAAGGATGTGAAACTTCTGGACAAGCCAACAGAAAAAGTGGAAGAAAAGGCAGAAGGAAAAGATCAGCAAGAGGCTACATCTACATCCACAGCTGCAGCTTAG
- the LOC118415222 gene encoding uncharacterized protein LOC118415222 isoform X2, with translation MTESFSLRLGMMCQRSIMAWPTVVSKLLQYSSICNINRATNALYRTSAHLSRQGTTKTSSPSGGLGPSGDISDVSVSNLPIYGSESQDSPGSDREIKALAKRFGVDTSDTEHRTSQLTPFLTPSQLAERREVPERPFDGRRTTLKEDWEYFVKWFKITFNELHYWFEMKLVRDGRKLLLRNSLTSWYITQFNTEIAVALWVLQLRGAVRYKNQEEWHRGNYRKLPVRQLIEETVEAVDLSGTDISFNGLSNLELLDDMTELRLADCPYVDDFCLSKLHEFSGKLVYLDISRCPLVTERGLSSLHNVRSLQVVKMEEMPKVKYKELIALMMEEVMPWCKFEGVDYVEKAAKLGIKMDLSALENKDVKLLDKPTEKVEEKAEGKDQQEATSTSTAAA, from the exons ATGACTGAGAGCTTTTCTCTGAGGCTCGGTATGATGTGCCAAAGGTCAATCATGGCATGGCCGACTGTTGTCAGTAAG CTTCTACAGTACAGCAGTATCTGCAATATCAACCGTGCAACAAATGCGTTATATAGGACATCTGCACACCTGTCCAGACAGGGTACCACAAAAACATCTTCACCATCAGGAGGACTTGGACCAAGTGGAGACATTTCAGATGTTTCAGTTTCAAACTTGCCCATCTATGGCTCAGAATCGCAGGATTCCCCTGGAAGTGACAGGGAGATAAAGGCACTAGCGAAGAGATTTGGCGTGGACACCAGTGACACTGAGCACAGGACTAGTCAGCTTACGCCATTCCTGACTCCATCACAACTTGCTGAGAGGAGGGAAGTGCCAGAAAGACCTTTTGATGGAAGGAGGACAACACTTAAAGAAGACTGGGAATACTTCGTGAAGTGGTTCAAGATAACATTTAATGAACTTCACTATTGGTTTGAGATGAAGCTTGTGAGAGATGGCCGAAAGCTGCTCCTTAGAAATAG CCTGACATCCTGGTACATTACGCAGTTCAACACAGAGATTGCAGTGGCCTTGTGGGTGCTACAGCTGCGAGGAGCAGTGCGCTACAAGAACCAGGAGGAGTGGCACAGAGGTAACTACAGGAAGCTCCCGGTCAGGCAGCTGATAGAGGAGACTGTGGAGGCAGTGGACCTCAGTGGGACGGACATCTCCTTCAACGGGCTATCCAACCTTG AACTGTTGGATGACATGACAGAGCTGAGACTTGCAGACTGCCCCTATGTAGATGACTTCTGCCTGTCCAAGCTGCACGAGTTCAGTGGGAAGCTTGTTTACCTGGACATCAGCAGGTGTCCACTTGTAACGGAGAGAGGACTCTCATCTCTTCACAATGTCAG GAGCCTGCAGGTTGTTAAGATGGAAGAAATGCCCAAAGTGAAGTACAAGGAACTGATAGCACTGATGATGGAGGAGGTGATGCCATGGTGCAAGTTTGAGGGTGTGGACTATGTGGAAAAGGCAGCAAAGTTGGGCATCAAGATGGATCTCTCAGCATTGGAAAATAAGGATGTGAAACTTCTGGACAAGCCAACAGAAAAAGTGGAAGAAAAGGCAGAAGGAAAAGATCAGCAAGAGGCTACATCTACATCCACAGCTGCAGCTTAG
- the LOC118415245 gene encoding cytochrome c oxidase subunit 7A2, mitochondrial-like translates to MDQSKIALQCSSVQLPGRHIAGTRSSRPGEGELLRFVFAVKGRNDEMNRVLAARSLVQRAGFSTSTRKALDNKVLEKQKIMQAPGGDMVYLKGGASDKIYYRTTMGMVIFGVGYSIFSLLAACLPKKSE, encoded by the exons ATGGACCAATCAAAAATTGCCTTACAGTGCTCGTCAGTACAGCTACCCGGCCGCCATATTGCGGGTACAAGATCTTCCCGGCCCGGAGAGGGAGAGTTGTTGCGTTTTGTGTTCGCAGTCAAGGGAAGAAACGACGAAATGAACAGAGTACTG GCGGCAAGATCGCTTGTCCAGAGAGCGGGCTTTTCCACCTCCACCAGAAAAGCTCTGGACAACAAAGTTCTGGAGAAGCAGAAAATCATGCAG GCGCCTGGCGGGGATATGGTTTACCTGAAGGGTGGAGCAAGTGATAAGATCTATTACCGCACGACCATGGGGATGGTCATCTTCGGCGTGGGCTATTCTATCTTCAGCCTCTTGGCAGCCTGTCTGCCGAAGAAGTCGGAATGA